The sequence CTGTAGTTGTCGTTCGGAAAGATTTTTTGGAGAGATTTTGGATCCAACTTTTGGAGCTCTTGGATCCGTTCTTCCATGCTCAAGGACTCCACTTTCAGTTTTATTTCTTCGCTGATTTTTGGGACAGGAAACATTCCATACAAAAAAGCATTCAAATAGAAGCCGGTCCCCGCAGTTAAAACAGGTATTTTACCTCTGGAAAGTATATCATCCAAAGCTTCTTCTGCCATTGTCACAAATTTTGCAGCGTCTATGGACTGAGAGGGAGAAAGAAATGAAACAAGATGGTGGGGAATTTTTTCGCAGTCTTCCTGACTTGGGGCTGCGGTTCCGATACTTAGCTCTTTATAGATCTGTCTGGAATCGAAGGAAATAATTTCAAAACGAGAAGGGTCCAGTTCTCTCACCAGAGCCGTTTTTCCGGCCCCGGTGGGAGCGGTGATGATCAGAATGGAACGAAAAGGGGGAATTATTCCTCCTCCTCTTCCTCGTCTTCTTCCTCTTCAAGAGGTTCTTCCACAATACCTTCTTCTTCTTCGAAGCCTACTTCTGCATCGTAGTCGAGGTTTTCTTCTGGAAACTCTTCTTCTTCCACTCTAGGACGGACCCTGGATTTGGAAGGAGGACGTTTACTTTGATCGGCTCCGCATTTAGGGCAGATTTTTACTTCTTTGTTTAGATCGTAGAATTTGGTTCCACAAGTATGACAGGTGAATTTTTTGCCCAGAGGATTGAGGGAAGATTTAGATGCAGAAGACTTTTTAGTCCCTGCAGGTTTGCTTGTGCTAGCAACTTCCTTCTTTTTTGCCGGAGGAGTTTTTTTCTTAGGAGCGCTTTTTTTCACCGGAGGTTTGGACTTCGGTGCAGCTTTT comes from Leptospira licerasiae serovar Varillal str. VAR 010 and encodes:
- the miaA gene encoding tRNA (adenosine(37)-N6)-dimethylallyltransferase MiaA translates to MIITAPTGAGKTALVRELDPSRFEIISFDSRQIYKELSIGTAAPSQEDCEKIPHHLVSFLSPSQSIDAAKFVTMAEEALDDILSRGKIPVLTAGTGFYLNAFLYGMFPVPKISEEIKLKVESLSMEERIQELQKLDPKSLQKIFPNDNYRYGRALEVNWMGTLWSELKVEEGKGALISKNLNILGAFFLDLDRKELYERIDSRAKKMIESGMAEEAKMVADKYGEDCPGLQSLGYNFALENIKGTSNLETFFGNLSQSHRNYAKRQITWFRKQKLLEPIHPKEAYEKIKKING
- a CDS encoding FYDLN acid domain-containing protein, encoding MATAKKTAKKKAAPKSKPPVKKSAPKKKTPPAKKKEVASTSKPAGTKKSSASKSSLNPLGKKFTCHTCGTKFYDLNKEVKICPKCGADQSKRPPSKSRVRPRVEEEEFPEENLDYDAEVGFEEEEGIVEEPLEEEEDEEEEEE